One segment of Mycolicibacterium baixiangningiae DNA contains the following:
- a CDS encoding WXG100 family type VII secretion target — protein MTTPTGGALNTDFELMGSVAGAIDARNEEIRAMLQSFIGRMGSVPPSVWGGAAAVRFREVVDRWNGESLKLHTALQRIAETMRSNQQTLLAAADGHSHQIGVIGTSL, from the coding sequence ATGACCACACCCACCGGCGGGGCGCTCAACACCGACTTCGAGCTCATGGGCTCCGTCGCCGGAGCGATCGACGCCCGCAACGAAGAGATCCGCGCGATGCTGCAGTCGTTCATCGGCCGGATGGGCAGCGTGCCGCCGTCGGTCTGGGGCGGGGCGGCGGCCGTCCGGTTCCGTGAGGTCGTCGACCGGTGGAACGGCGAATCGCTGAAGCTGCACACCGCCCTGCAGCGGATCGCCGAGACCATGCGGAGCAACCAGCAGACGCTGCTCGCCGCCGCCGACGGGCACTCACACCAAATCGGTGTCATCGGCACCTCCCTGTAG
- the rpsI gene encoding 30S ribosomal protein S9: MTDEAGTATETDTVETESDTVDAGAVETIEDVTPEVEPREPVYIDRPIQTVGRRKEAVVRVRLVPGTGKFHLDGRTLEAYFPNKVHQQLIKAPLVIVDRVESFDIYAHLDGGGPSGQAGALRLAIARALIIVQPEDRPALKKAGFLTRDPRAIERKKYGLKKARKAPQYSKR, from the coding sequence ATGACAGACGAAGCCGGTACGGCAACTGAGACCGACACCGTCGAGACCGAGTCCGACACCGTCGACGCGGGCGCCGTCGAGACGATCGAAGACGTGACGCCGGAAGTCGAGCCCCGCGAGCCGGTGTACATCGACCGCCCGATCCAGACCGTCGGCCGCCGCAAGGAGGCCGTGGTGCGAGTGCGCCTGGTGCCCGGCACCGGCAAGTTCCACCTGGACGGCCGCACGTTGGAGGCCTACTTCCCCAACAAGGTGCACCAGCAGCTCATCAAGGCTCCGCTGGTGATCGTCGACCGGGTGGAGAGCTTCGACATCTACGCCCATCTCGACGGCGGCGGTCCGTCCGGGCAGGCAGGCGCCCTGCGTCTGGCCATCGCCCGTGCGCTGATCATCGTGCAGCCCGAGGATCGTCCCGCGCTCAAGAAGGCCGGGTTCCTCACTCGCGACCCGCGTGCCATCGAGCGCAAGAAGTACGGCCTGAAGAAGGCCCGTAAGGCGCCTCAGTACAGCAAGCGCTGA
- a CDS encoding type VII secretion target, translating to MGAVQAARVDGAALVSMAGRYDAAASIVDAAVRTHLSALSFDGSAAGRGYAVHGDALRAAVDDVVAALQGWARSAADVAAALRASAVRYAEADADAASRVR from the coding sequence ATGGGAGCAGTTCAGGCCGCCCGCGTCGACGGTGCGGCACTCGTCAGCATGGCCGGTCGGTATGACGCGGCCGCGAGCATCGTCGACGCGGCTGTGCGCACACATCTCTCGGCGTTGTCGTTCGACGGTTCGGCTGCGGGTCGCGGGTATGCCGTCCACGGGGACGCGTTGCGCGCCGCGGTCGACGACGTGGTGGCGGCCCTGCAGGGGTGGGCGCGCTCGGCGGCCGATGTCGCTGCCGCACTGCGGGCATCGGCCGTCCGCTATGCCGAGGCCGATGCCGACGCGGCCTCGCGGGTGCGGTAA
- the rplM gene encoding 50S ribosomal protein L13, with amino-acid sequence MPTYTPKAGDTTHSWYVIDATDVVLGRLAVEAAKLLRGKHKPTFTPNVDGGDFVIVINAEKIAVSGNKLNNKYAYRHSGYPGGLRRRTIGELLIKHPTRVVENAIVGMLPHNKLSRQVQKKLKVYAGPNHPHAAQQPIPFEIKQVAQ; translated from the coding sequence GTGCCTACATACACGCCGAAGGCGGGTGACACCACACACTCGTGGTACGTCATCGACGCCACCGACGTGGTGCTCGGCCGGCTCGCCGTCGAAGCAGCCAAGCTGCTTCGAGGCAAGCACAAGCCGACATTCACGCCCAACGTGGACGGTGGCGATTTCGTCATCGTCATCAACGCGGAGAAAATCGCCGTCAGCGGCAACAAGCTCAACAACAAGTACGCCTACCGCCACTCGGGATATCCCGGCGGTCTGCGCCGGCGCACCATCGGTGAGCTGCTGATCAAGCACCCGACCCGGGTCGTGGAGAACGCGATCGTCGGCATGCTTCCGCACAACAAGCTCAGCCGGCAGGTGCAGAAGAAGCTCAAGGTGTACGCGGGTCCCAACCATCCGCACGCTGCGCAGCAGCCGATTCCGTTCGAGATCAAGCAGGTGGCGCAATGA
- a CDS encoding type VII secretion-associated protein — MTVVEVGPTTMRGPEPVDDELASAAVEAIDDPLMLVDGRPVAVRRVVSELLRSAVGAGDDELTVVHPTWWSRRRVDVVLDAAGDVHRSVVGMTRAQMLGDGFTAVVEIAVDHVAVIAAGVRTMVRSDDAAICAAVVREIGGRGTVLVDAPRGVGGDALASSIVTALGERGVTATRAGAVPLRNAAPEPTPAAAPPGRSRRRAAPVLAGALLTTVGIIGAAALTDDPQPEPTALLVEGRVGLVVPALWTVARITEGGGSARVQITSPADPAVALHVTQSVLPRPQSVQQVADTLRDALEAEDTGVFTDFRAVDERGGRAVATYRERRAKHQTDWAVLADGALRIAIGCQSPPGRADAVRPACEAAVRSAHAVF, encoded by the coding sequence GTGACCGTCGTGGAGGTCGGCCCGACGACGATGCGCGGCCCCGAACCAGTCGACGACGAATTAGCCTCTGCCGCAGTGGAAGCGATCGACGACCCGCTGATGCTCGTCGACGGTCGGCCCGTTGCCGTCCGGCGGGTGGTCTCCGAGCTGCTGCGGTCCGCCGTCGGTGCCGGCGACGACGAGCTCACCGTTGTGCACCCGACATGGTGGAGCAGGCGCCGGGTGGACGTGGTGCTCGACGCGGCCGGCGACGTGCACAGGTCTGTCGTCGGAATGACGCGGGCGCAGATGCTCGGCGACGGGTTCACGGCGGTCGTGGAGATCGCCGTCGACCATGTGGCCGTCATCGCGGCGGGGGTGCGCACGATGGTCCGATCGGACGACGCCGCGATATGCGCTGCGGTGGTGCGCGAGATCGGCGGTAGGGGAACGGTTCTCGTGGACGCCCCGCGGGGAGTGGGCGGCGATGCGCTGGCGTCGTCGATCGTCACCGCCCTCGGAGAGCGGGGTGTCACGGCCACCAGGGCCGGTGCAGTCCCGCTGCGGAACGCGGCACCCGAGCCGACGCCGGCCGCCGCGCCACCGGGCCGCTCCCGTCGGCGTGCGGCGCCCGTCCTGGCCGGGGCCCTGCTCACCACCGTCGGAATCATCGGCGCGGCGGCGCTCACCGACGATCCGCAACCCGAGCCGACGGCGCTTCTGGTGGAGGGTCGCGTCGGACTCGTCGTCCCCGCGCTGTGGACCGTTGCGCGCATCACCGAGGGCGGCGGATCGGCCCGCGTGCAGATCACCTCACCCGCGGATCCCGCTGTCGCTCTGCATGTCACGCAATCGGTGTTGCCGCGTCCCCAGTCGGTGCAACAGGTGGCCGACACGCTTCGCGACGCACTCGAGGCGGAGGACACCGGGGTCTTCACCGATTTCCGCGCCGTCGACGAACGGGGCGGCCGGGCCGTGGCCACCTACCGGGAGCGGCGCGCGAAACACCAGACCGACTGGGCGGTGCTGGCCGACGGCGCGCTGCGCATCGCGATCGGCTGTCAGAGCCCACCCGGGCGTGCCGATGCCGTCCGGCCGGCGTGTGAGGCGGCGGTGCGCTCGGCGCACGCGGTGTTCTGA
- the glmM gene encoding phosphoglucosamine mutase, whose amino-acid sequence MARLFGTDGVRGVANRDLTAELALALGSAAARRLSSGGHARRRVAVVGRDPRASGEMLEAAVIAGLTSEGVDALRVGVLPTPAVAYLTSAYDADFGVMISASHNPMPDNGIKIFGPGGHKLDDATEDRIAELVQQGSGERPVGAGIGRVVDAVDALDRYLRHVGKAVTTRLDALTVVVDCAHGAASAAAPLAYRAAGANVLTINADPDGLNINEGCGSTHMETLQAAVVSYGADLGLAHDGDADRCLAVDANGRVIDGDAIMVVLALAMREAGELASDTLVATVMSNLGLHLAMRDAGIEVRTTGVGDRYVLEELRAGSFTLGGEQSGHIVLPTLGTTGDGILTGLRLMSRMAQTRKSLAALAEPMQTLPQVLINVAVADKATAAQAPSVRTAVSEAEAALGDTGRILLRPSGTEQMVRVMVEAADEDTARQLAVRVAESVSEQR is encoded by the coding sequence ATGGCTCGACTGTTCGGCACCGACGGCGTGCGCGGGGTCGCCAACCGCGATCTGACCGCTGAGCTCGCGTTGGCGCTCGGTTCGGCGGCGGCGCGGCGGCTGAGTTCCGGCGGCCATGCCCGCCGCCGGGTGGCCGTCGTGGGCCGCGACCCCCGCGCCAGTGGCGAAATGCTCGAGGCCGCGGTGATCGCCGGCCTGACCAGCGAAGGGGTCGACGCCTTGCGAGTCGGCGTGCTGCCGACTCCGGCGGTGGCCTACCTGACCAGCGCGTACGACGCCGACTTCGGCGTGATGATCTCGGCGTCGCACAACCCCATGCCCGACAATGGCATCAAGATCTTCGGCCCCGGCGGGCACAAACTCGACGACGCCACCGAGGACCGCATCGCGGAGCTCGTGCAGCAGGGGTCGGGTGAACGCCCGGTGGGCGCGGGTATCGGCCGCGTGGTCGATGCGGTGGACGCGCTCGACCGCTATCTGCGACATGTCGGTAAAGCGGTCACCACCCGCCTCGACGCGCTGACCGTCGTGGTCGACTGCGCCCACGGCGCCGCATCGGCCGCCGCACCGCTGGCCTACCGCGCGGCGGGTGCCAACGTCCTGACCATCAACGCCGACCCCGACGGACTCAACATCAACGAGGGCTGCGGATCCACCCACATGGAGACGCTGCAGGCGGCAGTGGTGTCCTACGGCGCGGATCTGGGGCTGGCGCACGACGGTGACGCCGACCGCTGTCTGGCCGTCGACGCCAACGGACGGGTGATCGACGGCGATGCGATCATGGTGGTGCTGGCGCTGGCCATGCGGGAGGCCGGTGAACTGGCCTCCGACACGCTGGTCGCGACGGTGATGAGCAATCTGGGTCTGCACCTGGCGATGCGGGATGCGGGCATCGAGGTCCGCACCACCGGCGTCGGAGACCGTTACGTGCTCGAAGAGTTGCGGGCCGGATCCTTCACGCTGGGCGGTGAACAGTCCGGACACATCGTCCTGCCGACCCTGGGCACGACCGGCGACGGCATCCTGACCGGGCTGCGGTTGATGTCGCGGATGGCGCAGACCCGCAAGTCACTGGCCGCGCTCGCCGAACCGATGCAGACGTTGCCGCAGGTGCTGATCAATGTCGCGGTCGCCGACAAGGCGACCGCCGCCCAAGCGCCGTCGGTGCGGACCGCGGTGTCCGAGGCCGAGGCAGCGCTCGGCGACACCGGGCGAATCCTGTTGCGGCCCTCTGGGACCGAACAGATGGTCCGGGTGATGGTCGAGGCGGCCGACGAGGATACGGCGCGCCAGTTGGCGGTGCGGGTGGCCGAATCGGTGAGCGAACAGCGCTAG
- a CDS encoding WXG100 family type VII secretion target, which produces MDHVLSYDFDQIEYTVRQEIHTTHGRLNAALDELRAQIAPLQQVWTRHAAEAYRTEQVRWDQAAAALNEILFSLGSAVRDGADDVAATDRSAANAWGW; this is translated from the coding sequence ATGGACCACGTTCTGTCCTACGACTTCGACCAGATCGAGTACACCGTCCGCCAGGAGATCCACACCACACACGGTCGGCTGAATGCCGCGCTCGACGAACTGCGCGCGCAGATCGCCCCGTTGCAGCAGGTGTGGACGCGGCACGCCGCTGAGGCCTATCGCACCGAGCAGGTGCGGTGGGACCAGGCGGCCGCAGCGCTGAACGAGATCCTGTTCAGCCTGGGCAGCGCGGTACGCGACGGCGCCGACGACGTCGCGGCGACCGATCGCAGCGCGGCCAACGCCTGGGGGTGGTGA
- the glmS gene encoding glutamine--fructose-6-phosphate transaminase (isomerizing): protein MCGIVGYVGHRPACAIVVDALHRMEYRGYDSAGVALLDGHGGMTVHRRAGRLANLGEVLECSAPETLSGSSGLGHTRWATHGRPTDRNAHPHRDADGKIVVVHNGIIENYAPLREELETAGVEFASDTDSEVAVHLVGRQYRYGDTAGDFAASVLAVLRRLEGHFTLVFANADEPGTIIAARRSTPLVLGIGDGEMFVSSDVAAFIEHTRHAVELGQDQAVVVTADGYTVTDFHGNTDVDFREFHIDWDLSAAEKGGYEYFMLKEIAEQPAAVSDTLLGHFIDGRIVLDEQRLSDQELRDIDKVFVVACGTAYHSGLLAKYAIEHWTRLPVEAELASEFRYRDPVLDRSTLVVAISQSGETADTLEAVRHAKKQKAKVLAICNTNGSQIPREADAVLYTRAGPEIGVAATKTFLAQIAANYLVGLALAQARGTKYPDEVAREYHELEAMPNLVAQVLKQLNPMVELARRFADKPTILFLGRHVGYPVALEGALKLKELAYMHAEGFAAGELKHGPIALIDEDLPVIVVMPSPKGASMLHAKMLSNIREIQARGAVTIVIAEEGDDTVRPFADHIFEIPATTTLFQPLLSTIPLQVFAAEVARARGYDVDKPRNLAKSVTVE, encoded by the coding sequence ATGTGTGGAATCGTCGGCTATGTCGGGCACCGTCCCGCCTGCGCCATCGTGGTCGACGCGTTGCACCGGATGGAATACCGCGGCTACGACTCGGCGGGCGTCGCGCTACTCGACGGACACGGCGGTATGACCGTGCACCGCCGCGCGGGCCGGCTGGCCAACCTCGGCGAGGTCCTCGAATGCTCCGCGCCGGAGACGCTGTCCGGATCCAGCGGTCTCGGCCACACCAGATGGGCGACGCACGGCAGGCCCACCGACCGCAATGCGCACCCACACCGCGACGCCGACGGCAAGATCGTCGTCGTCCACAACGGCATCATCGAGAACTACGCCCCGCTGCGTGAGGAACTCGAGACGGCCGGCGTCGAATTCGCCAGCGACACCGACAGCGAGGTCGCCGTCCACCTGGTCGGCCGTCAGTACCGCTACGGCGACACCGCGGGTGACTTCGCCGCGTCCGTGCTGGCCGTGCTGCGCCGCTTGGAGGGGCACTTCACTCTGGTGTTCGCCAACGCCGACGAACCGGGGACCATCATCGCCGCCCGCCGGTCGACCCCGCTCGTGCTCGGCATCGGCGACGGCGAGATGTTCGTCAGCTCCGACGTCGCGGCGTTCATCGAGCACACCCGCCACGCCGTCGAACTCGGGCAGGACCAGGCCGTCGTCGTGACCGCCGACGGCTACACCGTGACCGATTTCCACGGCAACACCGACGTGGACTTCCGCGAATTCCACATCGACTGGGATCTGTCGGCCGCTGAAAAGGGCGGCTACGAGTACTTCATGCTCAAGGAGATCGCCGAGCAGCCGGCGGCGGTGTCCGACACGCTGCTCGGGCACTTCATCGACGGCCGCATCGTGCTCGACGAGCAGCGGTTGAGCGATCAGGAACTGCGCGACATCGACAAGGTCTTCGTCGTGGCGTGCGGGACGGCCTACCACTCCGGTCTGCTTGCCAAGTACGCGATCGAACACTGGACGCGGCTGCCGGTCGAGGCCGAACTCGCCAGCGAGTTCCGCTACCGCGACCCGGTGCTGGACCGCAGCACGCTGGTGGTCGCGATCTCCCAGTCGGGCGAGACGGCCGACACCCTCGAAGCGGTGCGGCACGCCAAGAAGCAGAAGGCCAAGGTGCTGGCGATCTGCAACACCAACGGCAGTCAGATCCCGCGCGAAGCCGACGCGGTGCTCTACACCCGTGCCGGACCCGAGATCGGCGTCGCGGCGACCAAGACCTTCCTGGCCCAGATCGCCGCGAACTATCTCGTCGGGTTGGCGCTGGCCCAGGCCCGCGGCACCAAGTACCCCGACGAGGTGGCGCGGGAGTATCACGAGCTCGAGGCGATGCCGAACCTCGTCGCACAGGTGCTCAAGCAGCTCAACCCGATGGTCGAGTTGGCGCGGCGCTTCGCCGACAAGCCGACGATCCTGTTCCTCGGCCGCCACGTGGGCTATCCGGTGGCGCTCGAAGGTGCCCTCAAGCTCAAGGAACTGGCGTACATGCACGCCGAGGGCTTCGCGGCCGGCGAGCTCAAGCACGGCCCGATCGCGCTGATCGACGAAGACCTGCCGGTGATCGTCGTGATGCCGTCGCCCAAGGGTGCCTCGATGCTGCACGCGAAGATGCTGTCGAACATCCGGGAGATCCAGGCGCGCGGCGCGGTCACGATCGTGATCGCCGAGGAGGGTGACGACACCGTCCGGCCCTTCGCCGACCACATCTTCGAGATCCCGGCCACCACGACGCTGTTCCAGCCGCTGCTGTCGACGATTCCGCTGCAGGTGTTCGCCGCGGAGGTCGCCCGGGCGCGCGGATACGACGTCGACAAACCGCGCAACCTGGCCAAGTCGGTCACCGTCGAATAG
- a CDS encoding dienelactone hydrolase family protein: MASTKKLFKALTRRGPHRVLRGDLAFAGLPGVVYTPETGLNLPGVAFGHDWLASGLRYSGTLEHLASWGIVAAAPDTETGIAPSVLNLAFDLGTTLDIISGVRLGPGKISVHPAKLAVAGHGFGGSAAIFTAAGMPDRLQAAAALFPTVSRPPAEQPAASLRVPGLILADPGDPMSLRSNAVELARAWKPATLRAVHKVTAGGLVEGRRVARAVKLPGEDKGTQKIVRALLTGYLLNELTGDKKYREFSDPEAVLPKTDVMDPHSDDSVDLENKVVALLKP; encoded by the coding sequence GTGGCCAGCACAAAGAAGCTGTTCAAGGCTTTGACCCGCCGCGGCCCGCATCGCGTTCTGCGCGGTGACCTGGCCTTCGCCGGATTACCCGGTGTCGTGTACACCCCGGAGACGGGTCTCAACCTGCCCGGCGTGGCGTTCGGCCACGATTGGCTGGCCAGTGGGCTGCGTTACAGCGGCACGCTCGAGCACCTGGCGTCCTGGGGCATCGTGGCCGCGGCGCCCGACACCGAGACCGGAATCGCACCGTCGGTGCTCAATCTCGCCTTCGACCTGGGCACGACGTTGGACATCATCAGCGGGGTGCGGCTCGGTCCGGGCAAAATCAGCGTCCATCCGGCCAAACTCGCGGTCGCCGGGCACGGATTCGGCGGATCGGCCGCCATCTTCACCGCCGCAGGCATGCCGGATCGTTTGCAGGCCGCAGCGGCGCTCTTCCCGACCGTCTCCCGGCCGCCCGCCGAGCAACCGGCGGCGTCACTGCGGGTTCCGGGGCTGATCCTGGCCGATCCCGGTGATCCGATGTCGCTACGGTCCAATGCCGTCGAACTGGCGCGGGCGTGGAAGCCTGCGACGTTGCGGGCTGTCCACAAGGTGACCGCGGGCGGGCTCGTCGAGGGCCGCCGGGTGGCCCGGGCCGTCAAACTCCCGGGCGAGGACAAAGGCACTCAGAAGATCGTTCGTGCCTTACTCACCGGGTATCTGCTGAACGAACTGACCGGTGACAAGAAGTACCGCGAGTTCAGCGATCCCGAGGCGGTGCTGCCAAAGACCGACGTGATGGATCCGCACTCCGATGATTCCGTCGATCTGGAGAACAAGGTCGTCGCGCTACTGAAACCGTGA
- a CDS encoding LLM class F420-dependent oxidoreductase yields the protein MRTGIFLSYAGGFREAVEDVVELEKVGVDIALVAEAYSFDAISQLGYLAAKTSRMEIGSGVVPIYVRTPSLLAMTAAGLDYVSDGRFRLGIGTSGPQVMEGFHGVPFDAPLGRTREVVEICRTIWRRENVEFDGRHYQIPLPADRGTGLGKPLHLINHPVRERIPITIAALGPKNVELTAEIAEGWQPVFFYPERADAVWGDALRAGFAKRDPELGPLDVMVSAALAIGDDVDDRLAWVKPQLALYIGGMGARGKNFYHNLATRYGFGEVADRIQDLYLAGKKAEAIDAVPDDLVRSISLIGPRGFVKERLAAYAEAGATTLLLQPVTADRRESVRYVEDLTALLP from the coding sequence ATGCGCACTGGCATCTTCTTGAGTTATGCGGGCGGCTTCCGCGAGGCCGTCGAGGACGTCGTCGAACTCGAGAAGGTGGGCGTCGACATCGCCCTGGTGGCGGAGGCCTATTCGTTCGACGCGATCAGCCAACTGGGTTACCTGGCCGCCAAGACCTCGCGCATGGAGATCGGCTCGGGCGTGGTGCCGATCTACGTACGGACACCCTCGCTGCTGGCGATGACGGCGGCCGGTCTGGACTACGTCTCCGACGGCCGCTTCCGGCTGGGTATCGGCACCTCCGGCCCGCAGGTGATGGAGGGTTTCCACGGCGTCCCGTTCGACGCCCCGCTGGGCCGCACCCGCGAGGTGGTCGAGATCTGCCGCACGATCTGGCGTCGCGAGAACGTCGAATTCGACGGCAGGCACTACCAGATCCCGTTACCCGCGGACCGCGGCACCGGATTGGGCAAACCGCTGCACCTGATCAATCATCCTGTGCGCGAACGTATCCCGATCACGATCGCCGCGCTGGGACCAAAGAACGTAGAGCTGACCGCTGAGATCGCCGAAGGCTGGCAGCCGGTGTTCTTCTACCCCGAGCGCGCGGACGCCGTATGGGGTGACGCACTGCGCGCGGGCTTCGCCAAACGCGATCCCGAGCTCGGCCCGCTGGATGTGATGGTGAGCGCCGCGCTGGCCATCGGCGACGACGTCGACGACCGGTTGGCGTGGGTAAAACCCCAACTGGCGCTGTACATCGGCGGTATGGGCGCGCGCGGCAAGAACTTCTACCACAACCTCGCCACCCGCTACGGTTTCGGCGAGGTCGCCGATCGGATCCAGGACCTGTACCTGGCCGGGAAGAAGGCCGAGGCCATCGATGCCGTACCCGACGACCTCGTGCGCTCGATATCGCTGATCGGGCCGAGGGGCTTCGTAAAAGAACGGTTGGCCGCCTACGCGGAAGCCGGCGCCACCACCCTGCTGCTGCAGCCGGTCACGGCCGACCGGCGCGAATCCGTGCGCTACGTCGAGGATCTCACGGCGCTGCTGCCCTGA